From one Actinomyces sp. Marseille-P3109 genomic stretch:
- a CDS encoding HPr family phosphocarrier protein yields the protein MAQVTATIASKVGLHARPAATFVKAVAEKGIPVTIAKEGGAAVDASSILGVMTLGAGFGDVVTLASDADGADAALEELKVLLETDLDA from the coding sequence ATGGCCCAGGTCACCGCCACTATCGCTTCCAAGGTCGGTCTGCACGCCCGTCCCGCCGCCACCTTCGTCAAGGCCGTCGCCGAGAAGGGCATCCCGGTCACCATTGCCAAGGAGGGCGGCGCTGCGGTTGACGCCTCTTCCATCCTCGGTGTGATGACCCTGGGCGCCGGCTTCGGTGACGTCGTCACCCTGGCCTCCGACGCCGACGGCGCCGACGCCGCCCTCGAGGAGCTCAAGGTGCTCCTGGAGACCGACCTGGACGCCTGA
- a CDS encoding response regulator transcription factor: MTPASLPSCPLPLERPTPITVMIVDDQRATRMGLSLIINRADDLKVVAEAAHGQDALDQLAELFQERRSLPDVILMDVRMPVLNGIDATARITQLYPSIRTLVLTTYDQDEFAFGALSAGASGFLLKDTRTPQLHQALRAVNSGDAILTPRITRELLNRHMLSPVSPQQHAAQRRLERLSPREREVAELVAEGLTNAEIAQRLVLAPDSVKKNVTRILTKLDLRDRVQLVILMRDAQS, encoded by the coding sequence ATGACCCCTGCCTCCCTCCCGTCCTGCCCACTCCCCCTGGAGCGTCCTACCCCGATCACAGTCATGATCGTCGATGACCAGAGGGCCACCCGCATGGGCCTGTCCCTTATCATCAACCGGGCCGATGACCTCAAGGTCGTGGCCGAGGCCGCCCATGGCCAGGACGCTCTTGATCAGCTCGCCGAGCTGTTTCAGGAGCGGCGGTCGCTTCCCGACGTCATCCTCATGGACGTGCGCATGCCCGTCCTCAACGGGATCGACGCCACGGCACGCATCACCCAGCTCTACCCCTCGATCCGAACCCTGGTGCTGACCACCTACGACCAGGACGAGTTCGCCTTCGGAGCGCTCTCCGCGGGCGCCTCGGGCTTTTTGCTCAAGGACACCCGCACACCCCAGCTCCACCAGGCGCTGCGGGCGGTCAACTCCGGGGACGCGATCCTCACTCCGCGCATCACCCGCGAGCTGCTCAACCGCCACATGCTCAGCCCCGTCTCACCCCAGCAGCACGCGGCACAACGACGCCTCGAACGTCTTAGCCCCCGTGAGCGCGAGGTGGCCGAGCTGGTGGCCGAGGGACTGACGAATGCGGAGATCGCCCAAAGACTCGTCCTGGCCCCGGACTCGGTCAAGAAGAACGTCACCCGGATCCTGACCAAGCTGGACCTGCGCGACCGGGTCCAGCTCGTCATCCTCATGCGCGACGCTCAGTCCTGA
- a CDS encoding GRP family sugar transporter, protein MDIAVALVPSLLFGALSLLLGAFPTDTRRQNTAVMVGAGAVSLGCAALLGAPWSLSATMWGAACGLMWTGGQVFVLRAFRAWGVSRTMPLTTALQLLLNATLGVSLFGEWRAPGSLALGAGALALIMLGAAGCSWQERTGPGPTAAQRRDGLLATAASAVLYGSYPSLLRAVHVPSAHAVGPMGLGLLAGAILCALILPRRASLRGPRIAPALLAGGLWAIGNVLMLRSTAAVGVASGFTLSQLGFVLATVGGLTILGEKRTGRERAVVAVGIVAAVVGLVLMGTATSMDAGMSPSRQTVPGKVPEAV, encoded by the coding sequence GTGGATATCGCTGTCGCCCTCGTGCCCTCCCTGCTGTTCGGGGCACTGTCACTTCTGCTCGGGGCCTTCCCCACCGACACCCGCCGTCAGAACACCGCGGTCATGGTGGGGGCTGGAGCCGTCTCGCTAGGATGCGCCGCCCTTCTCGGCGCGCCCTGGTCCCTGAGTGCCACCATGTGGGGCGCGGCCTGCGGGCTCATGTGGACCGGTGGTCAGGTCTTCGTCCTACGGGCCTTTCGCGCCTGGGGTGTCAGCCGCACCATGCCACTGACCACTGCCCTCCAGCTCCTGCTCAACGCCACCCTGGGCGTGAGCCTCTTCGGCGAGTGGCGCGCTCCTGGCTCCCTCGCCCTGGGAGCAGGGGCGCTCGCGCTCATCATGCTCGGCGCCGCTGGTTGCTCCTGGCAGGAGCGCACCGGGCCGGGCCCCACGGCCGCCCAGCGGCGCGACGGCCTGCTGGCCACTGCCGCCTCCGCCGTCCTCTACGGCTCCTACCCATCGCTGCTGCGCGCCGTTCACGTGCCCTCGGCCCACGCCGTCGGCCCCATGGGACTGGGGCTGCTGGCCGGTGCGATCCTGTGCGCCCTTATCCTGCCGCGGCGCGCATCCCTGCGGGGCCCACGGATCGCACCGGCGCTGCTTGCCGGCGGGCTGTGGGCGATCGGCAACGTTCTCATGCTGCGCTCAACGGCGGCCGTGGGCGTGGCCTCCGGCTTCACCCTCTCCCAGCTCGGCTTCGTCCTGGCCACCGTCGGAGGCCTGACCATCCTGGGAGAGAAGCGCACCGGCCGGGAACGTGCGGTGGTTGCCGTCGGGATCGTGGCGGCCGTCGTCGGGCTGGTCCTGATGGGCACGGCAACCAGCATGGACGCGGGCATGAGCCCCTCGCGCCAGACCGTGCCGGGGAAAGTGCCTGAAGCCGTGTGA
- a CDS encoding GtrA family protein has translation MTTSPALPALATLPASQPTILDQLARMRRRVPTVFLFAAVSFTGWTVDYVLVLILNSLTGSVLYAIAGARIVSCNLGFLLNRRLFRASPETFWRSAGGYAAVQGGVAATSYAGIAVLTGAGAPLWLAKMLVDSTLFIVSYLAQSRLVYRARTQQPALAPAMVAAV, from the coding sequence ATGACGACGAGCCCCGCTCTCCCCGCACTGGCCACCCTCCCTGCCTCCCAGCCCACCATCCTGGACCAGCTGGCCCGTATGCGCCGCCGCGTCCCGACGGTCTTCCTCTTCGCCGCCGTGTCCTTCACTGGCTGGACGGTCGACTACGTCCTGGTCCTCATCCTCAACTCGCTGACCGGATCGGTGCTCTACGCCATCGCCGGGGCCCGGATCGTCTCCTGCAACCTGGGCTTCCTGCTCAACCGGCGCCTGTTCCGCGCCTCCCCGGAGACCTTCTGGCGCTCCGCCGGCGGCTACGCAGCCGTCCAGGGCGGGGTTGCGGCGACCTCGTACGCCGGCATTGCGGTCCTCACCGGCGCCGGGGCGCCCCTGTGGCTGGCCAAGATGCTGGTGGACTCCACGCTCTTCATCGTCAGCTACCTGGCCCAGTCCCGCCTCGTCTACCGGGCTCGGACGCAACAGCCCGCACTGGCGCCCGCGATGGTGGCGGCGGTCTGA
- a CDS encoding GuaB3 family IMP dehydrogenase-related protein → MSTEVEIGRSKRALRAYSFDDIALVPARRTRDTSEVRVGWQIDAYHVDLPVMASPMDSVMSPETAIMVGRLGGIGVLDLEGLWTRYEDPTDALERIRRAAPSQATSVLQEVYRAPVRPELITERLTQIRASGVVVAGRLSPAQTQRHWRTVVEAGVDLMVIRGSVVSAEHVSGAVEPLNLKRFIYELDVPVVVGGVTTYTAALHLMRTGAAGVLVGQGGGASSSVRQVLGLHMPMATAVADVAGARRDYLDESGGRYVHVIADGSVGNSGDVVKAIACGADAVMLGAALARAEEAPGGGYHWGAEARHESLPRGFRSYVGTVGSMAEILNGPSDRADGTLNIMGALRRTLATTGYADVKELQRVEVVLSPYAGSAGS, encoded by the coding sequence ATGAGCACAGAGGTCGAGATCGGACGCTCCAAGCGCGCTCTGCGCGCTTACTCCTTCGACGACATCGCCTTGGTGCCGGCGCGCCGCACTCGTGACACCTCCGAGGTGCGCGTGGGCTGGCAGATCGACGCCTATCACGTGGACCTGCCGGTCATGGCCTCACCCATGGACTCGGTGATGAGCCCCGAGACGGCCATCATGGTGGGACGCCTGGGTGGGATCGGTGTGCTGGACCTGGAGGGGCTGTGGACCCGCTACGAGGATCCCACCGATGCCCTCGAGCGCATCCGTCGGGCCGCCCCGTCCCAGGCCACGAGCGTCCTGCAGGAGGTCTACCGCGCCCCTGTCAGGCCCGAGCTCATCACCGAGCGGTTGACCCAGATCCGTGCCTCCGGCGTCGTCGTCGCCGGGCGCCTCAGTCCTGCCCAGACCCAGCGGCACTGGCGCACCGTGGTCGAGGCGGGCGTGGACCTCATGGTCATCCGCGGCTCCGTCGTGTCGGCCGAGCACGTCTCCGGAGCCGTCGAGCCCCTCAACCTCAAGCGGTTCATCTACGAGCTCGACGTGCCCGTCGTCGTCGGCGGGGTGACCACCTACACCGCCGCCCTCCATCTCATGCGCACCGGCGCTGCCGGGGTCCTCGTGGGACAGGGCGGCGGCGCCTCATCCTCGGTGCGTCAGGTCCTGGGCCTGCACATGCCCATGGCCACCGCCGTGGCCGATGTCGCCGGCGCCCGCCGCGACTACCTCGACGAGTCCGGCGGCCGCTACGTCCACGTCATCGCCGACGGCTCAGTGGGCAACTCCGGCGACGTCGTCAAGGCCATCGCCTGCGGCGCCGACGCCGTCATGCTCGGTGCCGCTCTCGCCCGCGCCGAGGAGGCTCCCGGAGGCGGTTACCACTGGGGCGCCGAGGCCCGCCATGAGAGCCTGCCGCGGGGCTTCCGCAGCTACGTGGGCACAGTCGGCTCCATGGCCGAGATCCTCAACGGGCCCTCCGACCGCGCCGACGGCACCCTCAACATCATGGGCGCCCTGCGCCGAACCCTGGCCACTACCGGCTATGCCGACGTCAAGGAGCTCCAGCGGGTCGAGGTCGTCCTGTCCCCCTATGCAGGCTCTGCAGGTTCCTGA
- a CDS encoding ribonuclease H family protein, which yields MTITAAADGSSLGNPGPAGWAWYVDDDCWAAGGWESSTNNRGELTAVLELLRATEAAGLAGEELLIQCDSQYVINSLTKWRHGWKKRGWRKADGKPVLNADLVKDLDAALTGRTVRFEWVRGHVGHPMNEAADSRARGAATAFQQGRPVPAGPGWTRGGQTQGMAQSSDSPSSGAPATGPQTDALF from the coding sequence ATGACGATCACTGCTGCTGCCGACGGCTCCTCCCTGGGCAACCCGGGACCGGCCGGCTGGGCCTGGTACGTGGATGATGACTGCTGGGCGGCCGGCGGCTGGGAGAGCTCGACCAACAACCGCGGCGAGCTCACCGCCGTCCTCGAGCTCCTGAGAGCCACCGAGGCCGCCGGCCTCGCCGGCGAGGAGCTCCTCATCCAGTGCGACTCCCAGTACGTCATCAACTCCCTGACCAAGTGGCGCCACGGCTGGAAGAAGCGCGGCTGGCGCAAGGCCGATGGCAAGCCCGTCCTCAACGCCGATCTCGTCAAAGATCTCGACGCCGCGCTCACGGGCCGCACAGTGCGCTTCGAGTGGGTGCGCGGGCATGTCGGCCACCCCATGAACGAGGCCGCCGACTCCCGGGCCCGCGGCGCGGCCACCGCCTTCCAGCAGGGCCGCCCGGTGCCCGCGGGACCGGGCTGGACCCGGGGCGGCCAAACACAGGGGATGGCGCAGTCCTCCGACTCGCCGTCGTCGGGCGCTCCTGCGACCGGACCGCAGACCGACGCCCTGTTCTGA
- a CDS encoding sodium:solute symporter family protein, with product MSSTLHALSASSASSGTLIAARWYDYIPIAIYFAFVIGVGLIARSKAATADGFLTSGRSLPAWVTGIAFVSANLGAVEIMGMSANGAEYGMPTFHYFWIGAVPAMIFLGLVMMPFYYGSKVRSVPEFMLKRYGTAAHLVNAISFALAQLLIAGINLYLLGKIMNWLLGWPLWVGLIVAAVIVFSYITMGGLSAAIYNEVLQFFVIVAALLPLTLIGLHRVGGWHGLTDKITDAATKIGADPAQQLHSWPGNSISGFDSNIMSVIGLVFGLGFVLSFGYWTTNFVEVQRAMASDSISSAQSTPIIGTFVKMFVPFLVIVPGMVAGVMVTEVQQLKSGANTSYQYNDAVLYLMRDLLPNGLLGLAITGLLASFMAGMAANISAFNTVWGVDIYQHYLKKDADDAHYLKVGKLSTLTASVVAIFTAVIAASYPNLMDYLQILFSMFNAPLFATFIIGMFWKRATSQAGWIGLVGGTLGSLAVNILVKYEFLVLPGQGGAFLAAGVAFTVDVVITVLVSLVTEPKPDSELKGFVYALTPKSERTDPHLHELPWYRRPIPLGIIAGALVITLNCIFH from the coding sequence ATGTCCTCCACGCTGCACGCCCTGTCAGCCTCGTCAGCGTCATCCGGCACACTCATTGCCGCACGCTGGTACGACTACATCCCTATCGCGATCTACTTCGCCTTCGTCATCGGCGTCGGACTCATCGCCCGGTCCAAGGCCGCCACGGCCGACGGCTTCCTCACCTCGGGTCGGTCCCTGCCGGCCTGGGTGACCGGTATCGCCTTCGTCTCGGCGAACCTCGGTGCCGTCGAGATCATGGGAATGTCCGCCAACGGCGCCGAGTACGGCATGCCGACCTTCCACTACTTCTGGATCGGCGCGGTCCCGGCCATGATCTTCCTGGGGCTAGTCATGATGCCCTTCTACTACGGCTCCAAGGTGCGCTCAGTGCCCGAGTTCATGCTCAAGCGCTACGGCACCGCCGCGCACCTGGTCAACGCGATCAGCTTCGCCCTGGCCCAGCTGCTCATCGCCGGTATCAACCTGTACCTGCTGGGCAAGATCATGAATTGGCTGCTGGGCTGGCCCCTGTGGGTGGGACTCATCGTGGCCGCCGTCATCGTCTTCTCCTACATCACCATGGGAGGACTCTCCGCGGCGATCTACAACGAGGTCCTCCAGTTCTTCGTCATTGTGGCGGCGCTGCTGCCCCTGACCCTCATCGGCCTGCACCGCGTGGGCGGCTGGCACGGTCTGACCGACAAGATCACCGACGCCGCCACCAAGATCGGAGCCGACCCGGCTCAGCAGCTGCACTCCTGGCCCGGCAACTCGATCTCCGGCTTCGACTCCAACATCATGTCGGTGATCGGCCTGGTCTTCGGCCTGGGCTTCGTGCTGTCCTTCGGCTACTGGACGACGAACTTCGTCGAGGTGCAGCGGGCCATGGCCTCGGACTCGATCTCCTCGGCCCAGTCGACCCCGATCATCGGCACCTTCGTCAAGATGTTCGTGCCCTTCCTCGTCATCGTCCCGGGCATGGTCGCCGGCGTCATGGTCACGGAGGTCCAGCAGCTCAAGTCCGGGGCCAACACGAGCTACCAGTACAACGACGCGGTCCTCTACCTCATGCGCGACCTGCTGCCCAACGGTCTGCTGGGTCTGGCGATCACGGGTCTGCTGGCCTCCTTCATGGCGGGTATGGCGGCGAATATCTCCGCCTTCAACACCGTATGGGGCGTGGACATCTACCAGCACTACCTCAAGAAGGACGCCGATGACGCCCACTACCTCAAGGTCGGCAAGCTTTCGACCCTGACGGCCTCCGTGGTCGCGATCTTCACCGCGGTCATCGCCGCGAGCTACCCCAACCTCATGGACTATCTCCAGATACTGTTCTCGATGTTCAACGCGCCGCTGTTCGCGACCTTCATCATCGGGATGTTCTGGAAGCGGGCCACCTCGCAGGCCGGTTGGATCGGCCTCGTCGGCGGAACCCTGGGTTCCCTGGCGGTCAACATCCTCGTCAAGTACGAGTTCCTGGTCCTGCCGGGGCAGGGCGGCGCCTTCCTCGCGGCGGGAGTGGCATTCACGGTCGACGTCGTCATCACGGTGCTGGTCTCCCTGGTCACTGAGCCGAAGCCCGACTCTGAGCTCAAGGGCTTCGTCTACGCCCTGACCCCCAAGAGCGAGCGCACCGACCCGCACCTGCACGAACTGCCCTGGTACCGCCGTCCGATCCCGCTGGGGATCATCGCCGGGGCCCTGGTCATCACGCTCAACTGCATCTTCCACTAG